One window of Erwinia aphidicola genomic DNA carries:
- the pflA gene encoding pyruvate formate lyase 1-activating protein encodes MSVTGRIHSFESCGTVDGPGIRFITFFQGCLMRCLYCHNRDTWDTHGGKEITVEELMKDVVSYRHFMNASGGGVTASGGEAILQAEFVRDWFRACHAEGIHTCLDTNGFVRRYDPVIDELLDVTDLVMLDLKQMNDDVHQVLVGVSNHRTLDFARYLAKRKIRTWIRYVVVPGYSDDDDSAHRLGEFTRDMGNVEKIELLPYHELGKHKWIAMGEEYKLDGVHPPKAETMDRVKGILEGYGHYVMY; translated from the coding sequence ATGTCAGTTACCGGCCGTATTCACTCATTTGAATCCTGCGGGACCGTCGACGGCCCCGGCATCCGATTTATCACCTTCTTCCAGGGCTGCCTGATGCGCTGCCTGTACTGTCACAACCGCGACACCTGGGACACGCACGGTGGCAAAGAGATTACCGTCGAAGAGTTGATGAAGGATGTGGTTTCCTATCGTCACTTTATGAATGCTTCCGGCGGCGGCGTCACCGCTTCCGGCGGCGAGGCGATATTACAGGCTGAGTTCGTGCGCGACTGGTTCCGCGCCTGCCATGCCGAAGGTATTCATACCTGCCTCGACACTAACGGTTTTGTGCGCCGCTACGACCCGGTGATTGATGAACTGCTGGACGTAACCGATCTGGTGATGCTTGACCTCAAGCAGATGAATGACGACGTGCATCAGGTGCTGGTCGGCGTGTCTAACCACCGCACGCTGGATTTTGCCCGCTACCTGGCAAAGCGTAAAATTCGCACCTGGATCCGCTATGTGGTGGTGCCTGGCTATTCAGATGATGATGATTCTGCGCATCGACTGGGTGAATTTACCCGCGATATGGGTAACGTTGAGAAGATTGAGCTGCTGCCCTACCACGAACTCGGCAAGCATAAATGGATAGCGATGGGGGAGGAGTACAAGCTGGATGGCGTTCACCCACCGAAAGCCGAAACCATGGATCGGGTGAAGGGTATTCTGGAAGGTTACGGCCACTACGTGATGTATTAA